GCGTTCGGCCACTTCGTGGAAGACGAAGACAAAAAACTGCTGGGGCGCGCGGGCTTTGGGCGCGAAGAAGACTTGAGTCGGTTTGTTTTGATGCGCATCAGCCTGGCCCTGCTTGGCTTGGGCATCGGACTTTTCCTCAACTGGGGCAGCGGATTCAGCACCACCGCCATGATCCAGATTGTAGCCATTACCGGCATTGGCTTCATGGCGCCCAAGTGGATCCTGAAAACCATTGGTGAAGGCCGGGAAGCGGCTTTCGAGCGTGAACTGGTGGCCATTGTGGATGTCATGCGACTGCTTCAAGGCGTGGGCCTGAGTGTGGACCAATCCATTGAAATCATGGCCACTCAACTGCGCGACCTTGTGCCTATAACCGGCCGCATGCTCTACAGAGCTCGGGCACAGGTGAAATCGGGTGTGCCTTGGAGTGTCATTCTCAAAAAAATGAGCTCGGTCTATTCCAGCGACGAATTTCGTTCCTTTGTCCAGGTACTGGAACAAATCGAGAAATTCGGTGGTGCAGTTCAAGAACCACTAAAACAGTTTTCTGACCGGTTGGTGGAGAAAGAAAGGGCCAATGCCAAGGAAGTAATGGGCAAACTGACTGTTAAACTGACAGGCGTGATGGTAATCACAATGCTGCCAGCCTTGTTGATCATGACAGGCGGACCCGGCATCATTTCCATCATCCGGGCATTTGAACGAGTCGGAGGTTAAGCGTGCCAAGCAGTTTACTGAACAGAATCCCAGCAAACAGGGCCTTTGCCACGTTTGTACTTCCCCTAGTGCTTGCGGCCTGTGCCACACCACCTGCTGGCAATACCACGAGTGACCCTGCCCCCAGCCCGGAGGTCAATAACACCTCATCAAGCATGTCGGCGACAAGCCCGCCCCAGCAAGCCTTGATCGAAGCTGAGCGCAAAGAAGAACTGCGTGAAGACGAGCAAAGCCGCAAGGCCCGTGTTGAGCGCGAGAAAAATCTGCACTTGAAACTGGTGCAAACCATGGTTGAGCAAGACAACGCTTATGCCGCACTTGCCCACCTGGATGCATATGACCAGAAATGGGGTTCAGACCGTCCCAGCAAGCAACTGCGTGCAGATGCCCTGCGAAAAACCAGCCAGCTCGACCAGGCGGAACTGGTGTACAAATCGCTGCTCGGTGGCAAGGAACAAGTCAAAAGTGGCCCAGCCTGGTACGGTTTGGGCAAGGTGTCGATTGAGCGCGGCGACCTGAAAGGCGCAGTGACACGGCTTGAGAAATCAATTCAGGTTGATCCCTTGAACATCAATGCCTATTCGGACCTGGGTCTGGTCTATCTTCTCGAAGGTCAGAAAGAACCCGCTTACAACACTTTGATGAAAGCCAACCAACTGGCCAGCGGCGATGTGAAAGTCATGGCCAACCTGGCGTTGTGGGGTTTGGTGTATGACGATTTCAACATGGCCATGGACATTGCAGACCGCCTGCAATGGTCGGACAACACCCGCAATCAGGTGATGTCACAAGCCAACTCGATCAAACGGCGTTTTGACGCCAAAGGAAACTAGCCATGAACACATCCACCCGCTGGATTTCAACCTTGCTGATTTGCGCCGCACCGGTGTTGGGTTTTGCACAAGACGACTCGGCTCCATCACCCAGTACCGCAGGCCTGACCGACGCTGAAACCGGGCTTAGCACTCGCACCTGGCTCAAAGAACAGGCCGAAGGCATGAATCGGGGTGAAACAGAGCCTTACCGTGCCGAATCTGCCGGCAAGGCCTACCGCGCCTATGCTGATGCGATCGGTTCGAAAGATCAAAAGGCGCCCGTGTCGCAGGTCTCCACCATCAAAACCAACTGATTCACCGCAAGTGCTTCATTTAATTCTCCGCTTGCTGTCCTTTGTCACTGGGCAAAGGCTGTTGACCCCGGAGGAAACTGCGCGCCTGCAATACGACCTGATGGACTTGCGTACCAAGCAATTGGCAGTAGAAAACCTGTCGGGTCAACTGCGCACGGAATTGAAACGCCAACAGGCACAAGCCAGCGAGCGACTGCAAACGGAGCAGGCTGAACACCAACTTGAGCTGACCGCCCTGCGAGCCGAGATCAAAAGCCTGCAAGTCGCCTATTCACAACTTGATCAAAGTGTGGACCTGGAAACCCAGCGGCAAATGAAAGAGAACAATGATCTGCTCAGCCAGTTAAACTGGCTGTCGGGAACGATCGCCCACGACTTCCGCGCCCCCCTGCGCGCAATTGATGCCTACTCCTTTTTCCTTGCGGATGAACTGGGTGACAACACCCCACCCGAAGCAAGCCGCCTGCTCGAAGAAATTCGGCGCAACGGCAAGCGCATGGGCGTCTTGCTCGATGCCCTGATTGAGTACCTGCGCCTGGGTGTTTGCCCTCTCAATATCCAGACCCACGACCTTCGGGAAACCCTGGTTCAGGTGGTGAATGAGCACTTTGATTTTTCACCTGTATCCATTGAAATTGAGGCGCAGGGGCTTTGGCAATTTGACAAGCCGCTGATGATGCGAGCCTTCAAGGAACTGATCGACAACGCCGTGAAATTTTCCAAGGATCAGCCTGAGGCCAGGGTCAAGATTCGCCAGGCTAGCCCCAATCACCTTGAGATCATTGACAACGGCGTGGGCTTTTCAGAGGAACACCAGTCACAAAAATTCCAGCTGTTTCACCGCATGCACGGCAATGACGAGTTCGAGGGCGAAGGCATTGGCTTGGCCACTGCTGAACGGATTGTCTCCCGCCACCACATGACCTTGACACTGACCCGGGTTGGCAACCAGACGGTTGCCAACATCCAGCTGCCCGAGCGCACACCCAGGCCGGGTTGATTTACTGCTGCATGTAAGCCCTATTATTGCTCAGACCACCTTAGACAGCAGCTCTAGCAGCCCCGGTAGCTTGCCCAGGTCTCGCCGTGGGAGTGCATGCCGAACCTTGTTGCCCTCACCAGACGTATCGACCAAGGCGGCGCCTGGCCCGGGGCTTGGCAGGTTTCTGAACACCAACACCACTGGGGTTATCGCTGTTTCACCCCGGATCAAGCTGCAACCGATCTGGTTGCCAGTAAGCTGAACGAGACTACCTGCCGGGTAAATGCCCAATTGCTCAAGAATAATGGCGGTGAAGCAACTGTAAAGGTGATCGGCTTGTGCAAACAGGTCTTTCACCGCCTGCTCGGCCGTGAAGTTGCTTCGGTAGTCCCGCTGCGCCATGCGCGCATTGAATGAATCACACACACTGAGCAGGACCGACCCCACATTGCTGTTGGACACCTGGTTGGGGTAACCACTGCCATCCGGCAATTCGTGATGCATGCGAACCGACTCAATCCACACCTCGTCTTTCACACCCAGCAGCTTGAGCTTGTTGGCACTTTGCTCAGGGTGCTTGCGAATGGTTTCGCGTTGGTCCCGGGTCAAAGGTTCGGTCTGGGCTCGCAGACGGGCTTGCAAGGTCAACATGCTGATATTCATGGTCAATGCCGCTTTCAAATGCGACATCAACTCGGCCTCGGAAAACTGGTTGCTGCACATGCCCACACGCATCAAGGTCAAGGCCACGAGCATGTGGTGCATCACCGGGTAATCGTCCGAGGTATGCCAGGCCAAGTAGGCATAGGCCAGATCGAAATGATGAACCGCAATGTGACGAAAACGCTCGGCCAGTTCGTTGAGGACGGGCACAAAGGTTTCAGGTTCTTCATCCACAAGTGCTTTCGACAATACTTTGTGGCAACAGTCCAGCTCTTCAAACAGATCCTGTGCCTGCAAATACAACAGGGTGGATTGAGTCAGCTCGGTTTCCAGAGCAACAAGGCTTTCCCCGGCCACGCGCGATCCCGGGGTAAAACGCTTGCCGGAATAAAGATACAAATGCTCTGGCGAGAGCGATTTGCGCTGCAAAAGGGGTTGGACAACCTGGGCATCTGAAATATTGATCAACATGGGCACACTCCTCTATGTCCACACTATGACGGCTTTCGGTGGCAGGTCAGCATCGCCCAAGCGGAGGAAGCCGGCACCGGTGATGCGAAAAACTGGAATTAAAAAGGGGGTTTATTCAGCAATTGGCTTGCGGCTGAAAAATGGGAACCTGAATGCATTCCAGATTCAGGTTGAACACCATGCAAGCCATACAACTGCACGCAACACCTTACCAAGGCCGTGACTTTGCCCACACTTTGGGTCTTCAGGTGGAAACCCGCACACCAAGTGCCGAATGCGATCTGGACGAAGCGTTGGCTGTGCTGCTGAAGGCTGTACGTCAAAGCAAAAACCCGAACGCCATGGATGCCCTGGGCACCTTGCTGGGTTACATGGAAAGCCTGGAGAAAAACCAGACAGCCCAGCGCGGTGCGCAAGGCCTGGTCAATTTGAGCAATCCGATTACCATGAGCCTCTGACTGACTTTCTTGACCGAAGCGCTAGCAACAACACCAAGCCCTGCGCCAGAAACCCGATTCCGCTCCACATGGGCAATGAAAGCCCCAATAAAGGCGGATATTCCTCGGTACACAAACCATCGGCAGTGAACATATCGGGCCAAAGGCTAACCCAAGGCAGAGCATTCAAGGTGTTTTGCAGTGGATCTACTCCGCAGGTTTGAAGCGGGTTGGACAACACCCACACATGGTAAAAGGCTGTACCTGCACCAGCGATAAAACCCGTGAGTGTCAGCAAGGCAAACAAGCCAGCAACAAAACCGCCTTTCCGGCTTAGCCCCAAACCAAGAAACCCCAATAAGGTAGCCAAGTACGCATAGCGCTGGACAATGCACAGAGGACAAGGAAACCAGTCTTTGCTGATTTGAAAAAACAAGGCTGCAGCCAATGCACCCGCGCTAATCAAAAACCCAAGGGCTGCCCAAGGCTTTACAGAAGTGTGTTGCATCATGATTGTGTCGTGGTTTCAACCCACTGTTGAGTCTCGTTAAAAGTTGTATTCATCAATTCGAGTGCACGGGCGGTGTGATCGCTCACCGTGGTGTGTTCCAGGCAAAGGAATGCGTACCGCAGCTTTTTGAACCCAATGGTTCCTGCGGCGCCTGCACTGCGATGAGCCATGGATTTAAATGCTTTTTCTTCGAACGAAAAAGGATTGAAATTGGGCACCATCCAGATTTCACGGGTTTCTTCGAAAAACTCGAGCGAAAACTCGCGAAGCATTTCCAGCCCCAATTCGCTTTGCAAACGGCCCCATTGATCAGAATCGATCAA
The nucleotide sequence above comes from Limnobacter thiooxidans. Encoded proteins:
- a CDS encoding tetratricopeptide repeat protein produces the protein MPSSLLNRIPANRAFATFVLPLVLAACATPPAGNTTSDPAPSPEVNNTSSSMSATSPPQQALIEAERKEELREDEQSRKARVEREKNLHLKLVQTMVEQDNAYAALAHLDAYDQKWGSDRPSKQLRADALRKTSQLDQAELVYKSLLGGKEQVKSGPAWYGLGKVSIERGDLKGAVTRLEKSIQVDPLNINAYSDLGLVYLLEGQKEPAYNTLMKANQLASGDVKVMANLALWGLVYDDFNMAMDIADRLQWSDNTRNQVMSQANSIKRRFDAKGN
- a CDS encoding type II secretion system F family protein encodes the protein MSMDTLLWIGIFLLGLGFLGLAWSLLNQSSRKEKTLERIEQYIEERRRVQTSTAVRNQVPTSALTNRIDRLGQQFSQTKAFGHFVEDEDKKLLGRAGFGREEDLSRFVLMRISLALLGLGIGLFLNWGSGFSTTAMIQIVAITGIGFMAPKWILKTIGEGREAAFERELVAIVDVMRLLQGVGLSVDQSIEIMATQLRDLVPITGRMLYRARAQVKSGVPWSVILKKMSSVYSSDEFRSFVQVLEQIEKFGGAVQEPLKQFSDRLVEKERANAKEVMGKLTVKLTGVMVITMLPALLIMTGGPGIISIIRAFERVGG
- a CDS encoding HD-GYP domain-containing protein — protein: MLINISDAQVVQPLLQRKSLSPEHLYLYSGKRFTPGSRVAGESLVALETELTQSTLLYLQAQDLFEELDCCHKVLSKALVDEEPETFVPVLNELAERFRHIAVHHFDLAYAYLAWHTSDDYPVMHHMLVALTLMRVGMCSNQFSEAELMSHLKAALTMNISMLTLQARLRAQTEPLTRDQRETIRKHPEQSANKLKLLGVKDEVWIESVRMHHELPDGSGYPNQVSNSNVGSVLLSVCDSFNARMAQRDYRSNFTAEQAVKDLFAQADHLYSCFTAIILEQLGIYPAGSLVQLTGNQIGCSLIRGETAITPVVLVFRNLPSPGPGAALVDTSGEGNKVRHALPRRDLGKLPGLLELLSKVV
- a CDS encoding sensor histidine kinase encodes the protein MLHLILRLLSFVTGQRLLTPEETARLQYDLMDLRTKQLAVENLSGQLRTELKRQQAQASERLQTEQAEHQLELTALRAEIKSLQVAYSQLDQSVDLETQRQMKENNDLLSQLNWLSGTIAHDFRAPLRAIDAYSFFLADELGDNTPPEASRLLEEIRRNGKRMGVLLDALIEYLRLGVCPLNIQTHDLRETLVQVVNEHFDFSPVSIEIEAQGLWQFDKPLMMRAFKELIDNAVKFSKDQPEARVKIRQASPNHLEIIDNGVGFSEEHQSQKFQLFHRMHGNDEFEGEGIGLATAERIVSRHHMTLTLTRVGNQTVANIQLPERTPRPG
- a CDS encoding disulfide bond formation protein B — protein: MMQHTSVKPWAALGFLISAGALAAALFFQISKDWFPCPLCIVQRYAYLATLLGFLGLGLSRKGGFVAGLFALLTLTGFIAGAGTAFYHVWVLSNPLQTCGVDPLQNTLNALPWVSLWPDMFTADGLCTEEYPPLLGLSLPMWSGIGFLAQGLVLLLALRSRKSVRGSW